One Alphaproteobacteria bacterium genomic window, GCCTGCGAGGACGGGCAACAGGAGCATCTGGGCCGTCTGGCGGACTATGTAAAGGCGCGGGTCGATGAACTTGTCGACTCTGTCGGACAGATCGGCGATGCGCGGCTGTTGCTGATGGCCAGCCTGCTGGTTTCCGACGAACTGTCCGATGCCTATTCCGACCTCGAGGCGGCGCGCGCGGCGCTGGAGGATGCGTCGCAATCCGCGGCGGCGGCAGAGGAGGAAGGAACGACCGTACTCATCGAACAGATGGCCGCGCGCATCGAAGCTATTGCGGAACAGCTCGAAGCAACCTAGATATTGGTTGGGCGGTTTGCTGCGCAGTGCGTGTAGTCACCATTTCCCAGGGGCGATAATTTCTCATCGGGAGCTGTCTCTGCCAGGACCCTGGTCCTGACACGCGGCGCCCACCTAGTAACCTAGGTCCTTGAGGAATTGACTGGACTCACGGCTTTTGTGGCGCCGCCCGCTTTCATTCCGGCGATGCGTTCGCCCTGACGCAACATTACGCCTGGTATTTATGGCTTCGCTTTCCGAACAGAAAAATCGACTGCGCCTGACGGCGACAGCGCGGCGCGATGCCGTTGCGCGCGGCAACGATATCGGCGCGGCGCTTTGCGCCCGGTATGATGATGTTGTACGTGCCACTGGCGATATGGGCTGGGTCTCGGCCGTTTCCGGTTTCTGGCCGATCGGCAGCGAGGCGAATGCCATGCCTTTGCTGCGGCTGCTGGGCGGGCGAGGCCACGATATGGCGCTTCCGATCGTGCCGCGACGCGGCGAACCGCTGGATTTCCGGCGCTGGCGCCCGGAGGATCCGATGGATACCGGCCCGTTTGGCATCTCCGAGCCGCAATCCGGGACGCCGGTGGTCGAGCCGGACCTGCTGCTGGTGCCGTTGCTGGCATTCGACCGGGCCGGATGCCGGCTGGGCTATGGCGGCGGGTATTACGATCGCACACTGGCCCGGCTGCGGGCGCGCAAACGCATTCTCGCCGTCGGCGTGGCATATGCGGCGCAGGAATGCGCCATCGTACCCTGCGAAGAGGGCGACGCGCCGCTCGATTGGGTTCTGACCGAATCCGCCGCCATTCCCGTGGCGCCGGAAATGCAATTGCGACAGGAGCCGGCATGAAAATCTTGTTCTGTGGCGATATCGTCGGCCGGGCCGGCCGGGAGGCCGTTATCGAGCATGTGCCGTTGCTGCGGCGCCGGCTGGGCCTCGATTTCGTCATCGTCAATGGTGAAAATGCAGCGCATGGCTTTGGTATCACTGGAAAAATTTGCGATGAACTGTTCGCCTGCGGCGTCGATGTGATTACCGGCGGAAATCACACCTGGGACAAAAGCGAGATCATCCCGCTGATGGACCGGGACACGCGTCTGTTGCGGCCCGCGAATTTTCCGCCCGCGACGCCGGGCAGGGGCGCCTTCGTCTATACCGACGGGGCCGGTCGGCGTATCAAGGTGATCAACCTGATGACGCGGCTGTTCATGGAACTGCTTGATGACCCGTTTCCGGCCATTCAATTGGAACTGCCGCCGGGCGCGCCAAAGAAAAGCGGCTTCGATGCCGTCATTGTGGATGTGCACGGCGAGGCGACGAGCGAGAAAGTGGCGCTTGGCCATGTGTGCGACGGGCGTGCGTCCCTGGTTGTCGGCACGCATACCCACATACCGACGGCGGATGCGCATATCCTTGTCGGCGGCACCGGCTATCAGACCGATGCGGGGATGTGCGGCGACTACGATTCCGTCATCGGCATGGAGAAGCAGGGATCGATCAACAATTTCCTGCGGAAGCTGCCGCGCGAACGGCTGACGCCGGCGGACGGCGAGGCGACATTGTGCGGGGTCTATATGGAGACGGATTCGCAGACTGGGCTGGCGAGGACCGTTTCTCCGGTACGCTGCGGCGGTCGTCTGGCGCCGCAAATGCCGGCAATGGCCAAATCCTGACCGTCGCGCGATCTTACGCCTGCTTCGTCCGTTCGGGCTCCGGTCTGAGCGGCGCTACCTTTTCCACCGCCTTGGCCAGACTCTCGACCAGTTCGAGCCCGACCGACCCGCCATCGCCCTTGACATCGTTGCCGATGACGGCGCGCAGGGCGTCCGCATGGGCGCTGACAACTTCCATCGCGGCGTCGTTGCATTCCGTCACCGTCTCGAGGAAATTGCAGAGCGATGCGCCGATTGCGGTAACCAGATTGTAGCCAAAGGTCGTTCCCATGCCCCTGATGTCATGAGACTGGTGGAAAATCCGGTCGAATATTTCCGGCCGGTCTTGCCGGTCGGCTTTTTTGGCGATATGCACTGTCCGGACAAGTTCGTCCAACTGTGTCTGCGCCCGTCCGATATAGCCGTCGCCGTGTTTGACGATAACGTTTTCGGCGCGCGACAGCATTTCGCGGGTCAATGGTCCGCTGCCGCTGACTTTCGTGCGGATCGTGGTGGGAACGTCAACGATTTCGGCCATCGCCCGCGGCTTGCCGTCCTGTCCCGGTTCAGGTTCTTCAGACATGTCGCGCCCTTTCGAGATTGAGCTTCGGCGCCGGGGACTCAGTTGTCATCGTCGTCTCCGCCGCCGCGCCGGTCCAGACCCATGAAATCCTTGATCGTTCGCCGCCTGTCCGGCCCGAAATAGACCGAGGTCCGGACGAACTGGCGGGGATGTTCGATAATCGTCGCGATTCGCGTGTAAAGCCCGTTTGCCGTAATGGGTTTTGCCAGAAATTCGGTGACGCCCACATCCCGCGCTTCCATGACCCTCTTTCGCGCCGTGTGGCTGGTGAGCATGATGATCGGCACAAACGGGTTCGGACTGTCCGCGGCGGAGCGTATCATCCGGGTAAAATCGATACCGTCCAGCGGTTCCATTACCCAGTCGGTAATGACAATATCGGCGGCGAAATGACGCAGTTCCGCATAGGCCTGGCTGCCGTCGGACGCTGTGTGGACGTTCTGGATGCCGAAGGCGACCAGAATGTCGCGGACAAGTGCCCGCATCGAGGGATCGTCCTCGACGAGCAGGATATTCAGCAGCTTGAAATCATATGCCATTTAACGAACCGGTTTGCGGGAACATGCTGCACTGCCTGGTGTCCCGTCATAACAATTGCGGCCATGTATCCTGCCCGACCCGGGTCTTCCTGGGGTTGCCGGCGCCCGCGAGGTCGATCGACTGGTTAATGCCGGATTTCATGGCGTTGAATATTACCACTGATAGTTTTAAGCAACCCTTTACGGAACGTTATCCTGATAGCGGTTCCGGTGCGGGCGACGGCCGTGCCGCAAATTCGCCATATTGGTTACGTATCCAGCCAGACTGTCAAACGCGATACTGCACTTAGCAACAATATCTGGTATAAACTGCATTCGTTGATGCATTCCCTAGCAATGTCGTAAATCGAAAGCAGAGTGTTGAAATGGCGGGCCATTCAAAATTCAAGAACATCATGTACCGGAAGGGCGCGCAGGATAAGCGGCGCGCCAGCCAGTTTTCCAAATTCGGCCGCGAAATCACTGTAGCGGCCAAGATGGGCGGGGCGGACCCGGATATGAATCCGCGCCTGCGGACAGCCATTCTTGCGGCGCGCGGCGGCAATATGCCCAAGGATAATATCGACAGGGCGATCAGGAAAGGCGCCGGCGCCGGCGACGGCGACGATTACGAGGAAGTCCGCTACGAAGGCTATGGCCCCGGCGGCATCGCCATTATTGTGGAATCCCTGACAGATAACCGGAACCGGACGGCCTCCGAAGTCCGTACCGCTTTCGCCAAGAATGGCGGGAACCTGGCGGAAACGGGTGCTGTCAGTTTCATGTTCGATTACCTGGGTGAAATCCGCTATCCGGCGGAACTGGACGGAAAGGCGCTGGAGGCTGACTCGGTGTTCGAGGCGGCGCTGAACGCCGGCGCCCAGGATGTGACGTCCTCCGAAGACGGGCATGAGATCTATTGCGATCCGGGCGACCTGCACGCCGTCAGCAGTGAACTCGAGAAGACGATCGGCGTGCCGGTGTCGGTAAAGCTCGTCTGGAAGCCGCAGAACAGTATCGAGGTGGACGAGGATACGGCGGGCACGCTTCTGAAGCTGCTCGATGCGCTCGACGAAAGCGACGATGTCCAGAACGTGTCGGCCAATTTCGAAATTGCCGACGATATCCTCGAACGACTGACAGCGTGACGCGATGATGCGACTGATCGGTCTTGATCCTGGCCTCCGGAATACCGGGTGGGGCATTATCGATGTCGACGGTAACCGGCTGCAGCATGTCGCCGACGGAACCGTGCGTCCGGCCGTGAATCAGGATCTGGCGGGCCGGCTGCGCGATCTGCATGAGGGCCTGGCGCAGGTGCTGGCCGAATTCGCGCCGGATGAAGCGGCGGTCGAGGAAACCTTCGTGAACAAGAACGCCGTATCGACGCTGAAGCTGGGCGAGGCGCGCGGCGTCGTCGTGCTGGCGCCGGCCCTGGCCGGCTTGCGGGTCGCGGAATATTCCGCCAACCGGGTCAAGAAATCCGTCGTCGGCGCCGGGCATGCGACCAAGGAACAGGTGCAGATGATGGTCGGCCGGCTGCTGCCCGGCTGCCGTTTTTCCAGCCCCGATGCGGCTGATGCGCTGGCGGTGGCCATCTGCCATGCCCATTACGCGGAAACCGACCGGCGGTTGCGCCTCACGGAGGTGGCCCTGTGATCGCGCGCCTGTCCGGTATTCTGGCGGAATCCGCCGAGGACCACGCGGTGATCGACGTCGGCGGTGTCGGTTACCTGGTATTCTGCTCGGCACGGACCCTGTCTCGGCTGCCGGCAATCGGTGAGGCCGCGCAGGTTGTCGTCGAAACCCATGTCCGGGAGGACCATATCCATCTGTACGGTTTTATCGACGCGGCGGAACGCGGCTGGTTCCGGTTGCTGACCACGGTGCAGGGCGTCGGCGCCCGGGTCGCGCTGGCAATCCTTTCGGTGCTGACGGCGGACGAACTGGTCCAGGCGATCGCGGCGCAGGACAAGGCGGCGGTATCGCGCGCGAATGGCGTCGGTGCAAAGCTCGCGGGCCGCATCGTCCTGGAATTGCGCGACAAGGTCGGCGGCATGGCGCTCGGTTCCGTTGCGGCGCTGCCGGAACGGGGAGGTGTTGCGGCAAGCGGCGAGGAGGCGGTCTCCGCGCTCGTCAATCTGGGCTATTCGCGTACCGATGCGTTCACCGCCATCGCCCGCGCGGGACAGCGGTTGGGCGAGAACGCCGCTCTGGATGAACTGATACGCGTGGGCCTCCAGGATATGGCGCAATGAACGGGGAAGTCGAACGGCTCGTGACACCGGAGTTCATCGGTTCGGATGCCCCCGATACCAGCCTGCGGCCGCAGACCCTGGCCGAATTCGTGGGTCAGCGCGCAGTCTGCGAAAACCTCTCCGTCTTTATCGAAGCGGCGCGCGGCCGGGGGGAGCCGCTCGACCACACGATTTTTTACGGGCCGCCGGGCCTGGGCAAGACAACGCTGGCGCAGATCGTGGCCCGCGAACTGGGGGCGAGTTTCCGCGCCACCTCCGGACCGGTACTTGCGAAAGCGGGGGATCTTGCGGCACTGCTGACCAACCTGCAGCCACGCGATGTCCTGTTTATCGATGAAATCCACCGCATGCACCCCGCGGTGGAGGAAATCCTGTATCCGGCGATGGAGGATTTCCAGCTTGATCTCATAATCGGGGAGGGGCCCGCGGCGCGGTCGATCCGGATCGACCTGCCGCCGTTCACCCTGGTCGGCGCGACAACCCGTACCGGCCTGATCACCACGCCGTTGCGTGAACGCTTTGGCATTCCGCTGCGGATGAATTTCTATACGGATGCCGAACTGCAATCGATTATCGAACGCGGGGCGCGACTGCTGGGCATGGCGCTGGAGTCGGAGGGGGCGGCGGAAATCGCCCGCCGGAGCCGCGGTACGCCGCGCGTCGCGGGGCGGTTGCTGCGCCGGGTGCGGGATTTCGCCTCCGTTGCGGGGCAACCGACGGTCGATGCGAAAATCGCCGACAGCGCGCTGGCCCGGCTGGATGTCGATGCGGCCGGCCTGGACGCAATGGACCGGCGGTTTCTCTCCTGCATGGCGGAGAACTATGGCGGCGGTCCGGTCGGTGCGGAAACGCTGGCGGTTGCGCTGGCCGAGCAGCGCGATGCGATAGAGGAAGTGATCGAGCCCTATCTGATCCAGCAGGGCCTGGTACAGCGGACCTCGCGCGGCCGGATACTGACCGGCAAGGGATGGACGTATCTTGGCCTCGACGCTCCCGTGGCGTCGCCGCAACAGCCCGACCTGCTGGACCAGGGGGAGGAATCCGGCCTTGTCTGAACCGGTCGCCACCCATATCACGGGAGTCCGGGTGTACTATGAGGATACCGACTCCGAAGGGATCGTCTATTATGCCAATTACCTCAAATTCGCCGAGCGCGGCCGCACTGAAATGCTGCGCGTGGCCGGCATCGACCACCCGTCTTTATGGGAAACACACGGGGTCGGCTTCGCGGTGCGCCGCGTATCGGTGGATTATTTCCGGCCGGCGCGGCTGGATGACGCCCTTACGGTGTATTCGCGGATGACGGACATCCGCGGCGCATCGCTATGCGCGGAACAGGCTGTCTGGCGCGGGGAAGAGGAACTCGTGCGTCTTGAGGTGCGGCTTGCCTGTGTCAACCGCGCCGGCCGGCCCGCCAGGATGCCGTCGCCACTTCGGGCCGCACTTCACGCAATTCAGAACGACGTTTAACGGGAAACGAACGCATATGGATCAAACGGTCATTCAGGCTGCCGAACTTGCAGGATCGGTCGATGCCGCCAATTTTTCGGTTTGGGGTCTGTTCATACAGGCAACCTGGATCGTCAAGATTGTCATGATTATCCTTCTGCTGGCCTCCGTCTGGAGCTGGGCGATCATATTTGAAAAAGTATGGAAAATGCGGCGCCTGCAGCGCTCCGCGACCGTTTTCGAGGACGAGTTCTGGTCCGGCGGGTCGCTCGATGCGCTGTACGAGAAAATCGGGCGGCAGGCGGAAAACCCGATGACGGCGATCTTTACGGCGGCGATGCGGGAATGGCGACGTTCGTCCTCCCGGGGACTGCAGCGCAGCGAAATGTCCCATGCCGGCATGCAGCAGCGGATCGAGCGTGTCATGCAGGTGACGCTGGACCGGGAAATGGTGCGTCTGGAGCGGTATATGACCTTTCTGGCCTCCGTCGGATCGACGGCGCCCTTCGTCGGGCTGTTCGGAACGGTCTACGGGATCATGAACAGTTTCCAGTCAATTGCGTTAACCAAGCAGACCAGTCTGGCGGTGGTGGCGCCAGGTATCGCGGAAGCGCTGTTCGCCACGGCGCTGGGGCTGGTCGCGGCGATTCCCGCGGTCATCGCCTATAACAAGATTTCGACGGACCTGGGACGCTACGCGAGCCGCCTGGAAGCCTTCGCAGCGGAATTCACGGCGATCATGTCCCGTCAGTTAGAGGAGGCGGAGTGAACGATGGCTGTAAACATGCCAGGTGCGGGAGTGCGGGGCGGAAATCGGAAGTTCCGCTATACGCGCATGTCGGAAATCAACGTAACGCCTTTTGTCGACGTCATGCTGGTGCTGTTGATCGTCTTCATGGTGACTGCGCCGCTACTGACGGTCGGGGTGCCGCTGGAACTGCCGCAATCGAAAGCGGCCTCGATCACCGACACGGACGAACCGCTGGTTATTTCCATAGACGCCGCCGGCGATATCTACCTGCAGGAAAGCCGCATAGAACTGGCCAATCTGGTTGCCCGCCTGCAGGCGGTGACCGGCGCCAATGCGGACATCCGAATCTTCGTGCGCGGCGACGCCTCGATTGCCTATGGCCAGGTGATGCAGGTGATGGGCGAAGTCAGTGCGGCAGGATTCCGCAAGGTCTCGCTCCTGTCGAAAGCTCCGGACCCGGCGAAGAAAGGCAATTAACGGATTGCTATGAGAATTTCGGCGCTCATATCGTTTGCATTGCATGTGGCATTGTTTCTGGTGGCCTGGCTGGGAATTCCGGCGTCGCATCCCGAAATCGTGCCGATGCAGGTGATCGAGGTCGAACTGGAAACCGAGGTGGCCACGCTCGAGCCGCCAAAACCGGCCCCTGCCTCCGAACCCGAGAAGGCGTCTCCGCCGCCCCCGGCTGCACCGCCCCCGCCTGCGCCGCCGCCCGCACCGCCGCCACCGCCGCCACCACCCGCGCCGGAACCACCGCAGCCCGTGGCGCCGCCGGAACCTGTCGAGACGCCGAAGCCGGAACCCGAACCGGCGCCCGTGCCGGAACCGAAGCCGGAAGTGGCGGAAATTCCGACTCCGGAGGTCAAGCCCGAACCCACGCCGGAGCCGCCGAAAGCCGCGCCGTCGCCGCGCCCGAAGCCGAAGCCGAAGCCCAGACCGAAACCGCAGGTCGTGGCGAAGCCGGAGCCAAAAACAGAACCGGAGCCCAAGCCAAAGGACGATTTCGCCTCGGTGCTGAAGACCGTCAGCAAGCTCGAAAAGCAGGCGTCGAAGCCGGAGAAAAAACCAGAGAAAAAGCCGGAGAAGACGCTGCAGGAGCAGGTCGCCGAGGCTCTGAGCCGCAGTCGGGAACCGGCGCCACAGGCGCTGACGCCGGCATTGTCCGACAGCGACCTGGACGCCATCCGCCGTCAGATCGAGCGATGCTGGAGTCTGCCGGCGGGGGCCCGCGATGCCCAGAACATGACGGTGGAAATCCGGATGCTGATGAATCCCGACGGCCGGGTCCGGTCGGCATCCATCGTCGATTCGGCGCGGGCGGCAAACGACGGCTTTTATCGCGCCATGGCGGAAAGTGCGCTCCGCGCGGTGCTGAAACCAGCGTGTCAGCCCTTGCGACTGCCCCTGGAAAAATACGATGAATGGCGCGTCATGATCCTGAATTTCGATCCGCGAGGCATGTTTTGATGATCCGCAATTATCTTAGAGTTTTCATTTTGTCGGCCCTTGGCGTGCTGTTCACGGGCGCGGCCGCAATACCCGCTCTTGCCGAGGTCCGGGTGGATATCCGACGCGGCTACGTCGAACCGCTACCGATCGCGGTGACCGAATTCAGCGGCGTCACGGCGCCGGAAGCGGAGATGGGACGCGATATTTCATCGGTCGTTTCCGGCGACCTGGAGCGATCCGGCCTGTTCCGGCCGCTGGATCCGCGGGCCTTTATCCAGCAGGCCAGTTCGCTGCAGGTGCGGCCACGGTTTTCGGACTGGCGCGTGATCAATGCGCAGGCGCTGGTGCAGGGCAATGTGAAGGTGCAACCGGATGGCCGTCTGCGGGTTGAGTTCCGCCTGTGGGATGTCTTCGCCGAGACCCAGATGACCGGTCTTGCGTATTTTACCGAACCCCAGAACTGGCGCCGTGTCGCGCATATAATCTCGGATGCGATTTACAAGCGCATTACCGGCGAGGACGGCTATTTCGATACCCGTATCGTTTTCGTTGCGGAAAGCGGCCCGCGCGCCCGGCGAATCAAGCGCCTTGCGATCATGGATCAGGACGGTGCGAATTTTCGTTTTTTGACAGATGGTTCTGCGCTTGTCCTGACACCCCGGTTTTCGCCGACCACCCAGGAAATCACCTATCTGTCATTCTTCAACAATACGCCGCGGATCTATCTTTTCGACATCGAGAGCGGACGCCAGGAAGTGTTGGGGAATTTTGACGGCATGACCTTCGCGCCCCGCTTCACACAGGACGGCAAGTCGGTGCTGATGTCCTATGCCAAGGACGGCAATTCGGAAGTCTTCCGGATGGACCTGCAGACCCGCAAGGTGACCCGCCTGACCAATCACCCGGCTATCGACACCTCGCCC contains:
- a CDS encoding cell division protein ZapA; its protein translation is MAHLNVTINGRNYAIACEDGQQEHLGRLADYVKARVDELVDSVGQIGDARLLLMASLLVSDELSDAYSDLEAARAALEDASQSAAAAEEEGTTVLIEQMAARIEAIAEQLEAT
- a CDS encoding 5-formyltetrahydrofolate cyclo-ligase; amino-acid sequence: MASLSEQKNRLRLTATARRDAVARGNDIGAALCARYDDVVRATGDMGWVSAVSGFWPIGSEANAMPLLRLLGGRGHDMALPIVPRRGEPLDFRRWRPEDPMDTGPFGISEPQSGTPVVEPDLLLVPLLAFDRAGCRLGYGGGYYDRTLARLRARKRILAVGVAYAAQECAIVPCEEGDAPLDWVLTESAAIPVAPEMQLRQEPA
- a CDS encoding TIGR00282 family metallophosphoesterase; translated protein: MKILFCGDIVGRAGREAVIEHVPLLRRRLGLDFVIVNGENAAHGFGITGKICDELFACGVDVITGGNHTWDKSEIIPLMDRDTRLLRPANFPPATPGRGAFVYTDGAGRRIKVINLMTRLFMELLDDPFPAIQLELPPGAPKKSGFDAVIVDVHGEATSEKVALGHVCDGRASLVVGTHTHIPTADAHILVGGTGYQTDAGMCGDYDSVIGMEKQGSINNFLRKLPRERLTPADGEATLCGVYMETDSQTGLARTVSPVRCGGRLAPQMPAMAKS
- a CDS encoding response regulator — translated: MAYDFKLLNILLVEDDPSMRALVRDILVAFGIQNVHTASDGSQAYAELRHFAADIVITDWVMEPLDGIDFTRMIRSAADSPNPFVPIIMLTSHTARKRVMEARDVGVTEFLAKPITANGLYTRIATIIEHPRQFVRTSVYFGPDRRRTIKDFMGLDRRGGGDDDDN
- a CDS encoding YebC/PmpR family DNA-binding transcriptional regulator, producing the protein MAGHSKFKNIMYRKGAQDKRRASQFSKFGREITVAAKMGGADPDMNPRLRTAILAARGGNMPKDNIDRAIRKGAGAGDGDDYEEVRYEGYGPGGIAIIVESLTDNRNRTASEVRTAFAKNGGNLAETGAVSFMFDYLGEIRYPAELDGKALEADSVFEAALNAGAQDVTSSEDGHEIYCDPGDLHAVSSELEKTIGVPVSVKLVWKPQNSIEVDEDTAGTLLKLLDALDESDDVQNVSANFEIADDILERLTA
- the ruvC gene encoding crossover junction endodeoxyribonuclease RuvC, with the translated sequence MRLIGLDPGLRNTGWGIIDVDGNRLQHVADGTVRPAVNQDLAGRLRDLHEGLAQVLAEFAPDEAAVEETFVNKNAVSTLKLGEARGVVVLAPALAGLRVAEYSANRVKKSVVGAGHATKEQVQMMVGRLLPGCRFSSPDAADALAVAICHAHYAETDRRLRLTEVAL
- the ruvA gene encoding Holliday junction branch migration protein RuvA → MIARLSGILAESAEDHAVIDVGGVGYLVFCSARTLSRLPAIGEAAQVVVETHVREDHIHLYGFIDAAERGWFRLLTTVQGVGARVALAILSVLTADELVQAIAAQDKAAVSRANGVGAKLAGRIVLELRDKVGGMALGSVAALPERGGVAASGEEAVSALVNLGYSRTDAFTAIARAGQRLGENAALDELIRVGLQDMAQ
- the ruvB gene encoding Holliday junction branch migration DNA helicase RuvB produces the protein MNGEVERLVTPEFIGSDAPDTSLRPQTLAEFVGQRAVCENLSVFIEAARGRGEPLDHTIFYGPPGLGKTTLAQIVARELGASFRATSGPVLAKAGDLAALLTNLQPRDVLFIDEIHRMHPAVEEILYPAMEDFQLDLIIGEGPAARSIRIDLPPFTLVGATTRTGLITTPLRERFGIPLRMNFYTDAELQSIIERGARLLGMALESEGAAEIARRSRGTPRVAGRLLRRVRDFASVAGQPTVDAKIADSALARLDVDAAGLDAMDRRFLSCMAENYGGGPVGAETLAVALAEQRDAIEEVIEPYLIQQGLVQRTSRGRILTGKGWTYLGLDAPVASPQQPDLLDQGEESGLV
- the ybgC gene encoding tol-pal system-associated acyl-CoA thioesterase; the encoded protein is MSEPVATHITGVRVYYEDTDSEGIVYYANYLKFAERGRTEMLRVAGIDHPSLWETHGVGFAVRRVSVDYFRPARLDDALTVYSRMTDIRGASLCAEQAVWRGEEELVRLEVRLACVNRAGRPARMPSPLRAALHAIQNDV
- the tolQ gene encoding protein TolQ; amino-acid sequence: MDQTVIQAAELAGSVDAANFSVWGLFIQATWIVKIVMIILLLASVWSWAIIFEKVWKMRRLQRSATVFEDEFWSGGSLDALYEKIGRQAENPMTAIFTAAMREWRRSSSRGLQRSEMSHAGMQQRIERVMQVTLDREMVRLERYMTFLASVGSTAPFVGLFGTVYGIMNSFQSIALTKQTSLAVVAPGIAEALFATALGLVAAIPAVIAYNKISTDLGRYASRLEAFAAEFTAIMSRQLEEAE
- the tolR gene encoding protein TolR, whose translation is MAVNMPGAGVRGGNRKFRYTRMSEINVTPFVDVMLVLLIVFMVTAPLLTVGVPLELPQSKAASITDTDEPLVISIDAAGDIYLQESRIELANLVARLQAVTGANADIRIFVRGDASIAYGQVMQVMGEVSAAGFRKVSLLSKAPDPAKKGN
- a CDS encoding energy transducer TonB, with product MRISALISFALHVALFLVAWLGIPASHPEIVPMQVIEVELETEVATLEPPKPAPASEPEKASPPPPAAPPPPAPPPAPPPPPPPPAPEPPQPVAPPEPVETPKPEPEPAPVPEPKPEVAEIPTPEVKPEPTPEPPKAAPSPRPKPKPKPRPKPQVVAKPEPKTEPEPKPKDDFASVLKTVSKLEKQASKPEKKPEKKPEKTLQEQVAEALSRSREPAPQALTPALSDSDLDAIRRQIERCWSLPAGARDAQNMTVEIRMLMNPDGRVRSASIVDSARAANDGFYRAMAESALRAVLKPACQPLRLPLEKYDEWRVMILNFDPRGMF
- the tolB gene encoding Tol-Pal system beta propeller repeat protein TolB, whose product is MIRNYLRVFILSALGVLFTGAAAIPALAEVRVDIRRGYVEPLPIAVTEFSGVTAPEAEMGRDISSVVSGDLERSGLFRPLDPRAFIQQASSLQVRPRFSDWRVINAQALVQGNVKVQPDGRLRVEFRLWDVFAETQMTGLAYFTEPQNWRRVAHIISDAIYKRITGEDGYFDTRIVFVAESGPRARRIKRLAIMDQDGANFRFLTDGSALVLTPRFSPTTQEITYLSFFNNTPRIYLFDIESGRQEVLGNFDGMTFAPRFTQDGKSVLMSYAKDGNSEVFRMDLQTRKVTRLTNHPAIDTSPSASPDGRSIAFNSDRGGTPQLYVMNRDGGNVQRISFGQGRYSTPVWSPRGDLIAFTKQASGKFHIGVMRPDGSGERLLTESYLDESPTWAPNGRVLMFFRETPSDSKGQGGTVKLYSIDLTGYNLREIVTTGDASDPAWSPLNP